TGCGCAGCGCCGCTTCGAGCAGTGTCAGGCCAATCACGTCGCGCTGCGCGTGGCTGCCGCCGAAGCGGTGGGCCACCAGGCGCACCGGCATCAGCAGCTCGATGGCGGTGGCGTAATCGCCCTGCGCGAATGCGATCAGCGCATCGGCCACCGGCAACCCCACCTCGCGCGACATCATCGCGTTGGTGCCGTTGCCGAGCGCGGCGCGCTCCAGTGCCGCGCGCACCTGGTCGGCCGCCGCCGGGCGCTGCGCGCCCAGGCTCGCCATCACCGCATGCACGTCGTTGAAGGCGTAATAGCCGGCCGCGCCGCGGCCGAGCCAGTCATCCGCCACCACCTGCCAGCGCCGGCCCACATCCACGCCGCGCAGGTGCAGCCGCCACAGCAGCGCGGAGGCGTCGACCAGGTCCAGCGCGATCGCCGGCGCGGGCCGGCTGATGGCGCGGTCGTACAGCGCCAGCACCGCGTCGGTGCGGTCGTCTTCCAGCAGGAACAGCGCCAGGTGCCACCAGTTATGCACGGCCAGCATGTTGTCGTCGGCCCAGTCCTGGCGGCGGCCTTCCAGCCAGGCGATGCCGTCGGCCAGCCGGCCCTGCATCTCCATCACGTGCGCCACCGCGTGCACCGCCCACGGATCGCGCGGCTGGCATTCCAGCGCGCGCCGTCCGGTTTCCTCGGCACGTTCGTAAAGCTGGGTTTCTTCCAGGCCGAACGCATGCATGCCGAGCACGTAGCCGTAGCCGGGCATGGCGGCATCCCAGTGCGGCAGCGCCTGCGCCACGCGGTCGCGCAGCATGGTCGACTGGCCCAGCAGGAAGTCGCCCAGATGCGCAGTCTGCAGCGCCAGCAAGTCGCGTGGATAATCGATCACGATGTCGCCATAGCAGCGCACGGCGCGCTCGAAATCGCCGTCGAGCCAGGCGCGCGCCGCGGCGATATGGCGGCGCTCGCGGTCGTTGGCGCGGGCGTGCAGGGCTTCGCCGGCTTCGACGCTCTGGCGCAGCATGGGCTCGGCGGTGCCGTCGCCGGAAGTCACCATCAGCGCCGCGCGCAGGGCGTGGCCCATGGCGAATCCCGGATCGTCGGCCAGCGCCGCGTCGATCACGGCGAGCGGGTCGCCGTAGTAGCCGTTCAGCAGGCGCAGGGCGGTCTCGTACTGCGCCACCGAGCGTGTGTTCAAGGTCGAGACCGCGAGGTCCCTGGAATCCGTCAGTGCCATGACCGTCTCCGTGCGCCCGCGCGGCAGCGGGCTGTCACGAACCATCGTAGACGGCAAAACGCCCGGTGTAACGGTTGCGGCGCGGTGCGGCGCACCATGCCTGCGGGTGGCGCGGGCGCGGTGCGCGATATGCCGCCGCCGCCATACCGGCGGCGCGCGTCGGTTAAACTGCCGCATCCCCAATCACGACCTTCAGACCAGGCCTTCCATGAAAACATTCGCGCTTTTCCTTGGCACCCTGACCTTTGCCGGCGCCGCGTACGCTGCCGCGCCGGCCGCTTCGGCACCTGCCGCCTCTGCCCCCGCCGCGGCAGCGCCGCAGACGCTGGCGTCGGGCATGACCATCCAGCACCTGATCAAGGGTACCGGCGCCTCGCCCAAGGCCACCGACACGGTACAGGTGCACTACCGCGGCACGCTCGCGGACGGCACCGAATTCGACAGCTCGTACAAGCGCGGCCAGCCGATCTCGTTTCCGCTCAATCGTGTGATCCCGTGCTGGACCGAGGGCGTGCAGGCCATGCAGGTCGGCGGCAAGGCCCGCCTGACCTGCCCGTCGGGCACCGCCTACGGCGCGCGCGGCGTGCCGGGCACGATCCCGCCGAACGCCACGCTGACCTTCGAGGTGGTGCTGCTGGGGATCGGTAGCTAAGCGCCTCAGCGCGGCGCCTGCGGCTGCGCGGGCGCCGGCGTTCCGGCGGGGGCCGGCGATACGGGCGCCGCGCCGGTGTCCTGCTGATCCTCGTCGTCGCCGTAGTCCGGCAGCGCGGTGTTTTCTCCGAGCAGGTAGCGGCGCCGCTGGAGGTACGCGTCGCGCACAAAGGCGTACTTGTCCAGCGCCGCCAGCTTGAGCAGGTCGGTGGCGCCCAGCAGGTTGGTGCGCACGTCGACCACGTTCATCCCGTACAGCGAATTGCGCACCGCCGGCTCGGCATAGGTGGTGGGATCGAACCAGAAATTCACATACAGGCCCGCGCCGTCGCGCAACGAGCTGGGGCCGAACAGCGGCAGCACCAGGTACGGCCCTGACGGCACGCCCCACGTGCCCAGTGTCAGCCCGAAGTCCTGCGAGTGCTTCGGCAGCCCGGCGGGCGTGGCCAGATCGATCAGCCCGCCCAGGCCCAGCACGGAATTCATCGCTACCCGCATGAAGCTTTCCGCTGCTGCCACGCCCTTGCCCTGCAGCAGGTTATTGGCAAAGTTGCCGATGTCGGCGAGGTTCGAATAGAAGTTGCTGACCGCCGTGCGCACCGGCGCCGGCGTGACCGCCTGGTAGCCCTTGGCCACCGGCACGGCGACATACTGGTCCACCTTGTCGTTGACGGTGAAGATGGCGCGGTTCATCGGTTCCAGCGGATCGTCCGGACTGGCTTGCGGTCCGGTAGCGCAGCCCGCGAGCGCGGCTGCGGCGACGACGGTCGTGGCGAGCGTCGGAAGGCGAAGCGGAACAGGCATCGAGGCAAACAGAGTCGGTCGCGCGAGCGGGAAGCGGTTCAGGGCAGCGCCGGCTGGTCCGGCCCATGATGGCCATCTTCGCGCGGACGGCCCATCAGGATGGGCTGGAAGAACACCGCACCGACCAGCGTACAGGCCAGTGCCAGCGCCAGCAGCTTGCCCATGCTGGCGGTGCCGGGATGCTGCGACAGCCACAGGCTGCCGAAGGCGACGGCGGTGGTCGCGGCGCTGTACAGCACGGCGTGCGTCAGGCTGGACTGCAGCAGCTGGGTCTTGCCATGCCGCCACGCAATCACGTAGTAGATCTTGAAGGCGACGCCCACGCCCAGCAGCAGCGGCAACGCGAT
The sequence above is a segment of the Cupriavidus sp. MP-37 genome. Coding sequences within it:
- a CDS encoding tetratricopeptide repeat protein; this encodes MALTDSRDLAVSTLNTRSVAQYETALRLLNGYYGDPLAVIDAALADDPGFAMGHALRAALMVTSGDGTAEPMLRQSVEAGEALHARANDRERRHIAAARAWLDGDFERAVRCYGDIVIDYPRDLLALQTAHLGDFLLGQSTMLRDRVAQALPHWDAAMPGYGYVLGMHAFGLEETQLYERAEETGRRALECQPRDPWAVHAVAHVMEMQGRLADGIAWLEGRRQDWADDNMLAVHNWWHLALFLLEDDRTDAVLALYDRAISRPAPAIALDLVDASALLWRLHLRGVDVGRRWQVVADDWLGRGAAGYYAFNDVHAVMASLGAQRPAAADQVRAALERAALGNGTNAMMSREVGLPVADALIAFAQGDYATAIELLMPVRLVAHRFGGSHAQRDVIGLTLLEAALRSGSGKLALALTAERAALKPMSPSLRRLVQRADTCRAQP
- a CDS encoding FKBP-type peptidyl-prolyl cis-trans isomerase, yielding MKTFALFLGTLTFAGAAYAAAPAASAPAASAPAAAAPQTLASGMTIQHLIKGTGASPKATDTVQVHYRGTLADGTEFDSSYKRGQPISFPLNRVIPCWTEGVQAMQVGGKARLTCPSGTAYGARGVPGTIPPNATLTFEVVLLGIGS
- a CDS encoding VacJ family lipoprotein, producing MPVPLRLPTLATTVVAAAALAGCATGPQASPDDPLEPMNRAIFTVNDKVDQYVAVPVAKGYQAVTPAPVRTAVSNFYSNLADIGNFANNLLQGKGVAAAESFMRVAMNSVLGLGGLIDLATPAGLPKHSQDFGLTLGTWGVPSGPYLVLPLFGPSSLRDGAGLYVNFWFDPTTYAEPAVRNSLYGMNVVDVRTNLLGATDLLKLAALDKYAFVRDAYLQRRRYLLGENTALPDYGDDEDQQDTGAAPVSPAPAGTPAPAQPQAPR